A single genomic interval of Haloterrigena salifodinae harbors:
- a CDS encoding helix-turn-helix transcriptional regulator: protein MTHSTTDEPLEEIEFLARSEHRVAVLEALAERPTSRAALRTKTGASASTIGRTLRAFDERNWIRRDGDRYEATQLGAFVAAGLRELLARLETERALRDSWQFLPEESGFTVEMASRAVVTAAEPEAPYRPVNRFAALLERTNRFRFVGADIALLEPCKDELRRLIVDGMEAEIVDPPGVAEYILSNYREHCSAALESGNLSISVHDDVPPCGVSLFDDRIAVSCYDPDSGMVRLLIDTDAPAARDWAESTFASYRRDARPLALEPVVG from the coding sequence ATGACACACAGCACCACTGACGAGCCGCTCGAGGAGATCGAGTTCCTCGCGCGGTCGGAACACCGCGTCGCCGTGCTCGAGGCGCTGGCCGAGCGGCCGACGAGTCGAGCCGCGCTCCGGACGAAGACGGGAGCATCGGCGTCGACGATCGGACGGACGCTGCGCGCGTTCGACGAACGCAACTGGATCAGACGGGACGGGGACCGGTACGAAGCGACGCAGTTGGGTGCGTTCGTCGCGGCCGGACTGCGGGAGCTGCTCGCCCGGCTCGAGACCGAGCGGGCGCTCCGTGACAGCTGGCAGTTTCTCCCGGAGGAGAGCGGGTTCACCGTCGAGATGGCTAGCCGTGCGGTCGTGACGGCCGCCGAGCCCGAGGCCCCGTACCGGCCGGTGAACAGATTCGCGGCGCTGCTCGAGCGGACGAACCGGTTCCGGTTCGTCGGCGCCGACATCGCCCTGCTCGAGCCCTGCAAGGACGAACTTCGGCGGTTGATCGTCGACGGCATGGAAGCGGAAATCGTCGATCCGCCGGGCGTCGCCGAATACATCCTCTCAAACTACCGGGAACACTGCTCGGCCGCCCTCGAGAGCGGGAACCTCTCGATCAGCGTGCACGACGACGTGCCGCCCTGCGGCGTCAGTCTCTTCGACGACCGGATCGCCGTCAGTTGCTACGATCCGGACAGCGGGATGGTTCGGCTGTTGATCGACACCGACGCGCCGGCGGCGCGCGACTGGGCGGAATCGACGTTCGCGTCCTACCGACGCGACGCCCGGCCGCTCGCGCTCGAGCCGGTGGTCGGATAG
- a CDS encoding CBS domain-containing protein yields the protein MNIADIATTEFIEVDVGTRMGKVRSMFEDGNPKGIIVTDDGEYEGVISEREVLQSHVEDDAKVAALMKPSRNAPAPQVDRNEDVRETARVLVESNAKVAPVFENDDLWGVITDDAILEAVLENLDTLTVEDIYTADPVTLEEDDGIGRAINQLREHGISRLPVLNENGYLSGVVTTHDIADFVIRENHTTTTGDRVGDTQRLLDVPVYDIMASPVETTTLDTTAQEAVETMLDNDYSGLIVTPEDDDRMVIGVITKTDVLRALTFTEEQRMDVQITNISMLDTITREGIVENIENVVDKYQDMQVQHAHVRFKEHQEKLRGTPLIHCQIRLRTNKGQIAGTGEGYGSENAFRVAIDKLERNVLEVKGVTSDEEYRGQLLRKLNEL from the coding sequence ATGAATATCGCTGATATCGCCACCACGGAGTTCATCGAAGTCGACGTCGGGACGCGAATGGGGAAAGTCCGATCCATGTTCGAGGACGGCAACCCCAAGGGGATCATCGTCACCGACGACGGGGAGTACGAGGGCGTCATCAGCGAGCGCGAGGTCCTCCAGTCCCACGTCGAAGACGACGCCAAGGTGGCGGCACTCATGAAACCCAGTCGGAACGCGCCGGCCCCGCAGGTCGACCGCAACGAGGACGTCCGAGAGACGGCCCGCGTGCTCGTCGAGAGTAACGCGAAGGTCGCCCCGGTCTTCGAGAACGACGATCTCTGGGGCGTCATCACCGACGACGCCATCCTCGAGGCAGTCCTCGAGAACCTCGATACGCTGACGGTCGAGGACATCTACACCGCCGATCCGGTCACGCTCGAGGAGGACGACGGGATCGGGCGGGCGATCAACCAGCTTCGCGAACACGGCATCTCCCGACTGCCCGTGCTCAACGAGAACGGCTACCTCTCGGGCGTCGTGACGACCCACGACATCGCCGACTTCGTTATCCGGGAAAACCACACGACGACGACCGGCGACCGGGTCGGCGACACCCAGCGACTGCTCGACGTTCCCGTCTACGACATCATGGCCAGCCCCGTCGAGACGACGACGCTGGACACCACCGCTCAGGAGGCCGTCGAGACGATGCTCGATAACGACTACTCGGGTCTGATCGTCACCCCCGAAGACGACGACCGGATGGTCATCGGCGTCATCACCAAGACCGACGTCCTGCGCGCGCTGACGTTCACCGAAGAACAGCGCATGGACGTCCAGATCACCAACATCTCGATGCTCGATACGATCACTCGAGAAGGGATCGTCGAGAACATCGAGAACGTCGTCGACAAGTACCAGGACATGCAGGTCCAGCACGCCCACGTCCGGTTCAAGGAACACCAGGAAAAGCTCCGCGGGACGCCGCTGATCCACTGCCAGATCCGCCTGCGAACCAATAAGGGACAGATCGCCGGCACCGGCGAAGGCTACGGCTCCGAGAACGCCTTCCGCGTCGCCATCGACAAACTCGAGCGCAACGTCCTGGAGGTCAAGGGCGTCACCAGCGACGAGGAGTACCGCGGCCAGTTGCTCCGAAAGCTGAACGAACTCTAG
- a CDS encoding AEC family transporter translates to MELFVRLSGLLVVLLLGAGLRTTGLLDARRTTRLNAVAYYVALPALIFVSTYDRAIGELLSLTLLGGLLFVLFATVGLAWLVHRNQGSIGRRSVAVVQSYHSNLGYLGLPLVAATFDAEVTATASVVLGVVTLTQLPLSVLLLSMLNGADAALGDELLGLAKNPVLGSLIAGLAVGSLGITLPGPAATGLDLLGSVALPLALLCVGASLEVDLPSIDLGATGSVIGLKIVCMPALAWAVFSVLAVDAATFTAAVVMLGTPTAVSTFVFAAELGGDEEFASLNVFATTLVSMLTLFVLITLVS, encoded by the coding sequence ATGGAACTGTTCGTCCGGTTGTCGGGATTGTTGGTCGTGCTCCTGCTGGGAGCCGGGCTCCGAACGACGGGGCTGCTCGACGCCCGACGGACGACGCGGTTGAACGCGGTCGCCTACTACGTCGCCCTGCCGGCGCTGATCTTCGTCTCGACGTACGATCGAGCGATCGGCGAGTTGCTCTCGCTGACGCTGCTGGGTGGCTTGCTGTTCGTGCTGTTCGCGACGGTCGGGCTGGCGTGGCTCGTTCACCGCAACCAGGGGTCGATCGGCCGGCGGAGCGTGGCGGTCGTCCAGTCGTACCACTCGAATCTCGGCTATCTCGGCCTGCCCCTGGTCGCAGCGACGTTCGACGCCGAGGTGACCGCGACCGCGAGCGTCGTTCTGGGCGTCGTCACGCTGACCCAGTTGCCCCTGTCGGTCCTCCTCCTCTCGATGCTCAACGGGGCCGACGCCGCGCTTGGCGACGAACTGCTGGGGCTGGCGAAAAACCCCGTCCTGGGGTCGCTGATCGCCGGACTCGCCGTCGGCTCGCTGGGGATCACGCTTCCCGGGCCGGCCGCGACCGGCCTCGACCTCCTCGGTTCGGTCGCCCTCCCGCTGGCCCTCCTCTGTGTCGGCGCGTCACTCGAGGTTGATCTCCCGTCGATCGATCTCGGCGCGACCGGGTCCGTCATCGGGCTGAAAATCGTCTGTATGCCCGCGCTCGCGTGGGCCGTCTTCTCGGTACTCGCCGTCGACGCGGCGACGTTCACCGCGGCGGTCGTCATGCTCGGAACGCCGACGGCCGTCTCGACGTTCGTCTTCGCGGCCGAACTCGGCGGCGACGAGGAGTTCGCGTCGCTGAACGTCTTCGCGACGACGCTGGTCTCGATGCTGACCCTGTTCGTGCTGATCACGCTCGTGAGCTAG
- the larC gene encoding nickel pincer cofactor biosynthesis protein LarC: protein MQLLAFDGRMGASGDMILAALLDAGADPDALEAVTDDLAVAYEIDETVKCGISSTTVDVFLTDDSAADPGGHDGDGESSGDGGHGHDHGDTDHDAHEHGHNHAHEHGDDGHTHADEDAHAHSDGDDVRAEGHGPHRSYREVRDIVAGMDLEPAVERDALAIFELLGEAEASVHGESIAEIHFHEVGADDAIADVVGAALLVHDLEPDRIVTTPLATGGGSVSMSHGEYPVPTPAVVEIAERADWPLRGGPVDAELLTPTGAAILGHFADGVDSLPSLDLRGVGYGAGGYDLDPHPNVLRVLVGDAQGELVKDDIAVLETNLDDATPEVLGGLQETLATAGARDVSILPATMKKSRPGHLVKVICKPADRERVARALAEETGTLGVRDAGATHRWIANRAFETVALEIDGETYEVTVKIASDADGEMYDVSAEHDDALAVARETDVPIREVTRRAERAVLDEQGH from the coding sequence ATGCAACTCCTCGCGTTCGACGGCCGCATGGGCGCAAGCGGCGATATGATCCTCGCCGCCTTGCTCGATGCCGGCGCCGATCCCGACGCCCTCGAGGCCGTGACGGACGACCTCGCGGTGGCGTACGAAATCGACGAGACGGTCAAGTGCGGCATTTCGTCGACGACGGTCGACGTGTTCCTGACCGACGATTCGGCGGCGGATCCCGGCGGGCACGACGGCGACGGGGAGTCCAGCGGCGACGGCGGCCACGGTCACGACCACGGCGATACCGACCACGACGCACACGAGCACGGCCATAACCACGCACACGAGCACGGCGACGACGGACACACTCACGCCGACGAGGACGCTCACGCTCATTCCGACGGAGATGACGTCCGCGCCGAGGGACACGGCCCCCACCGGAGCTACCGCGAGGTCCGCGACATCGTCGCGGGGATGGACCTCGAGCCGGCGGTCGAACGCGACGCACTCGCCATCTTCGAACTACTCGGCGAGGCCGAGGCCAGCGTCCACGGCGAGTCCATAGCGGAGATCCACTTCCACGAGGTGGGCGCCGACGACGCCATCGCCGACGTGGTCGGTGCCGCCCTGCTCGTCCACGACCTCGAGCCCGATCGGATCGTCACGACGCCGCTCGCGACGGGCGGCGGCAGCGTCTCGATGAGCCACGGCGAGTATCCCGTCCCGACGCCGGCCGTCGTCGAGATCGCCGAGCGAGCGGACTGGCCGCTTCGTGGCGGCCCCGTCGACGCCGAACTGCTGACGCCCACCGGCGCGGCGATTCTGGGCCACTTCGCCGACGGCGTCGACTCGTTGCCCTCGCTCGATCTCCGCGGGGTCGGCTACGGTGCCGGCGGCTACGACCTCGATCCCCACCCGAACGTTCTCCGTGTCCTGGTCGGCGACGCGCAGGGGGAACTCGTGAAGGACGACATCGCCGTCCTCGAGACGAACCTCGACGACGCGACGCCGGAGGTGTTGGGCGGCCTGCAGGAGACGCTGGCCACCGCGGGCGCGCGGGACGTTTCGATTCTGCCGGCGACGATGAAGAAGTCCCGCCCCGGCCACCTCGTGAAGGTGATCTGCAAGCCCGCGGATCGGGAACGGGTCGCTCGAGCGCTGGCCGAAGAGACCGGAACGCTAGGCGTGCGGGACGCCGGCGCGACCCACCGGTGGATCGCGAATCGGGCGTTCGAGACGGTGGCCCTCGAGATCGACGGCGAAACCTACGAGGTGACCGTGAAAATCGCCAGCGACGCGGACGGCGAGATGTACGACGTGAGCGCGGAGCACGACGACGCGCTGGCGGTCGCGCGCGAGACCGACGTTCCGATCCGCGAGGTCACCCGCCGTGCGGAGCGAGCGGTGCTGGACGAACAGGGCCACTAG
- a CDS encoding YihY/virulence factor BrkB family protein translates to MDARETLTAVYRTASDRDVSFLAAAVAYYAFVSLIPLVLLALVVGSLLGGEDAAQRLITVAGDFLPAAGEELVTDALTTESGRAQATVVALAVSVWGALKVFRGLSLAFNKVYGEVVDESLVDQLRDGLVVIVAGAGAMGLMIVIGWIVGFAAKVLPFAGVLSWLTLLIGLVLVFLPIYYVLPPISVAFADVLPGAAFAAVGWTILQAGFQLYASNAGQYQAYGAVGAVLLFVTWLYFAGMLILFGAVLNVVLSEPPLAE, encoded by the coding sequence ATGGACGCTCGAGAGACGCTCACTGCAGTCTATCGAACGGCGAGCGACCGCGACGTTTCCTTTCTCGCGGCCGCCGTCGCGTACTACGCGTTCGTTTCGCTGATCCCGCTGGTGTTGCTCGCGCTCGTCGTCGGGTCGCTGCTCGGCGGCGAGGACGCCGCCCAGCGGTTGATCACGGTCGCCGGCGACTTCCTCCCGGCGGCGGGCGAGGAGCTGGTCACCGACGCGTTGACGACCGAATCCGGCCGCGCGCAGGCGACCGTCGTCGCGCTCGCCGTCTCGGTCTGGGGCGCGCTGAAGGTCTTTCGCGGGCTCAGCCTCGCCTTCAACAAGGTCTACGGCGAGGTCGTCGACGAGTCGCTGGTCGACCAGCTCAGGGACGGCCTCGTCGTCATCGTCGCGGGCGCGGGCGCGATGGGACTGATGATCGTGATCGGATGGATCGTCGGCTTCGCCGCCAAAGTACTCCCCTTCGCCGGCGTCCTGAGCTGGCTGACGCTACTGATCGGGCTCGTCCTCGTATTTCTACCGATCTACTACGTGTTGCCGCCGATTTCCGTCGCGTTTGCCGACGTACTCCCCGGCGCCGCCTTCGCCGCGGTCGGCTGGACGATCCTGCAGGCCGGTTTTCAGCTGTACGCATCCAACGCCGGCCAGTACCAGGCCTACGGCGCCGTCGGTGCCGTCTTGCTGTTCGTCACCTGGCTCTACTTCGCCGGCATGCTCATCCTCTTCGGCGCAGTGCTCAACGTCGTCCTCTCGGAGCCGCCGCTGGCAGAGTGA
- a CDS encoding toxin transporter, translating into MKRAISMLLAIALACSFVFAGGAAAQVNDVDQDTNQDADLYQKADADVKQYQDVDQTNVGLQGGNVAYAAYGDATAQNNLDQTNNNAQIGVAEAENEGEINQDANQEAENEFEFDVF; encoded by the coding sequence ATGAAACGCGCAATCTCGATGCTGCTGGCGATCGCACTGGCGTGTAGCTTCGTATTCGCAGGCGGTGCGGCTGCACAGGTCAACGACGTCGATCAGGATACCAACCAAGACGCGGACCTCTACCAGAAGGCGGACGCGGACGTCAAGCAGTACCAGGACGTCGACCAGACGAACGTCGGCCTGCAGGGCGGTAACGTCGCGTACGCTGCGTACGGAGACGCCACGGCCCAGAACAACCTAGACCAGACCAACAACAACGCGCAAATCGGTGTCGCTGAAGCCGAGAACGAAGGCGAAATCAACCAGGACGCCAACCAGGAAGCTGAGAACGAGTTCGAGTTCGACGTCTTCTAA
- a CDS encoding CAP domain-containing protein yields MCPRSRSTTGSDRADSDDRAVLRSLFRLLVAVALIGVLAFGTTVLAPGILESVDTGDLEGPSGIGSEVTPSSDPPPAGERNPAVTDPDDPGNSSYETDVETVGSATVEDFVHAEVNDRRAEHGLEPLEWDGTIASVGRAHSYDMAQREYFAHINPDDEAPMDRFRDVDNYCRGYGENIALTWVDRPVENSETDETVRYRTAEGLAEGLVNQWMNSTDHRRAILEQGTPDWDRGGVGVYIADDGAVYASHNFCRER; encoded by the coding sequence ATGTGTCCCCGGTCCCGGTCGACCACCGGATCCGATCGTGCCGATTCCGACGATAGGGCCGTTCTGCGGTCGCTGTTTCGCCTGCTCGTCGCCGTCGCCCTGATCGGCGTTCTCGCCTTCGGAACCACCGTCCTCGCCCCGGGAATCCTCGAGAGCGTCGACACGGGCGATCTCGAGGGGCCCAGCGGCATCGGTAGCGAGGTGACGCCGAGTTCCGACCCGCCGCCGGCGGGCGAGCGCAACCCCGCCGTCACCGATCCCGACGATCCAGGGAACTCGAGCTACGAAACCGACGTCGAGACCGTCGGCTCGGCGACCGTCGAGGACTTCGTCCACGCCGAGGTCAACGACCGCCGGGCCGAACACGGCCTCGAGCCCCTGGAGTGGGACGGAACGATCGCCTCTGTCGGCCGCGCCCACAGCTACGACATGGCCCAGCGGGAGTACTTCGCCCATATCAATCCCGACGACGAGGCGCCGATGGATCGCTTTCGAGACGTCGACAACTACTGTCGGGGCTACGGCGAGAACATCGCCCTGACGTGGGTCGACCGTCCGGTCGAGAATTCGGAGACAGACGAGACCGTCCGCTACCGGACTGCAGAGGGACTCGCCGAGGGACTGGTCAACCAGTGGATGAACTCCACCGACCACCGACGCGCGATCCTCGAGCAGGGGACGCCCGATTGGGATCGCGGCGGCGTCGGCGTCTACATCGCCGACGACGGCGCGGTCTACGCGTCGCACAACTTCTGTCGCGAGCGGTGA
- a CDS encoding beta-glucosidase — MIGGSGRVEELLASMTREEKLRLVSGRDDPAGTATGYLPGVERLDVPPFRLVDGPLGVRAEGERATAFPASIAVAATFDPDLAREKGAAMAREARALEQDALLAPGANLIRVPHCGRNFEYYSEEPLLAAETTAGAVDGIQNEDVVATVKHYVANNQETDRVRVSSEVDERTLRELYLRPFRAAVEAGAGSVMTAYNRVNGAYMSDHDRLVDDVLKGEWEFDGYVVSDWYGTESTVGAANAGLDLEMPGVAIDGGFDGDGDNGDDGDEEDGSFDGADLEGEAAEIMGGLPDGTRGDLFGDPLADAIDAGEVPAERLDDMVRRILGQLERIGRLENDAGDRSAGSDGDGDGDGDDAGAIDTPAHRDLAERIAVRGTVLLENDGVLPLEDGADISVVGPNVHEAKLGGGGSSETTPFRSTSPAAGMESRADGAVTVARGCEPIPDLSLFDALPFVDGEVPDEPEADAGVGIDADEPAIDAAVRAAADADVAVVFVRDRTTEGKDRDSLRLPGRQDELVEAVADAAAATVVVVQSSGPVRLPWRDAVDAVLEAWYPGQSDGAAVASVLYGDRDPSGRLPVTFAPEGMYPTADERRYPGIEDEAHYEEGLFVGYRHFDRDSVDAEPTYPFGHGRSYADFAYRDAAVVDDRTVRVTVENGADRDGREVVQVYVRPPESTAVERPTRELAGFESVAVPAGETRTVDVTLADRALGRYDAADGWVIDSGTYTVELARSARDVRKTVDLEFEDGTTP; from the coding sequence ATGATAGGCGGTTCCGGACGCGTCGAGGAACTACTCGCATCGATGACCCGCGAGGAGAAACTGCGCCTCGTGAGCGGCCGCGACGATCCCGCGGGGACGGCGACGGGCTACCTGCCCGGCGTCGAGCGACTCGACGTTCCGCCCTTCCGGCTGGTCGACGGCCCGCTCGGGGTTCGCGCCGAGGGAGAGCGGGCGACGGCGTTTCCGGCGTCGATCGCCGTCGCGGCGACGTTCGACCCCGACCTCGCGCGCGAGAAGGGCGCGGCGATGGCCCGCGAGGCGCGGGCGCTCGAGCAGGACGCGCTGCTCGCGCCTGGCGCGAACCTGATCCGGGTCCCCCACTGCGGACGGAATTTCGAGTACTACTCGGAGGAGCCGCTGCTGGCCGCCGAAACGACAGCGGGCGCGGTCGACGGGATCCAGAACGAGGACGTCGTCGCGACGGTCAAACACTACGTCGCGAACAACCAGGAGACCGACCGCGTCCGCGTCAGCAGCGAGGTCGACGAACGGACGCTTCGGGAACTATATCTGCGACCGTTCCGGGCGGCCGTCGAAGCCGGTGCCGGCTCCGTGATGACCGCCTACAACCGCGTCAACGGGGCGTACATGAGCGACCACGACCGCCTCGTCGACGACGTACTCAAGGGCGAGTGGGAGTTCGACGGCTACGTCGTCTCGGACTGGTACGGCACCGAAAGCACCGTCGGCGCCGCGAACGCCGGCCTGGACCTCGAGATGCCCGGGGTCGCGATCGATGGCGGATTCGATGGCGACGGGGACAATGGGGACGATGGAGACGAGGAGGACGGCTCGTTCGACGGGGCCGACCTCGAGGGCGAGGCCGCCGAGATAATGGGCGGACTCCCCGACGGAACGCGGGGCGACTTGTTCGGCGACCCGCTGGCCGACGCCATCGACGCCGGCGAGGTGCCGGCCGAGCGGCTGGACGACATGGTTCGGCGGATTCTCGGGCAACTCGAGCGGATCGGTCGCCTCGAGAACGACGCCGGCGATCGAAGCGCCGGCAGTGACGGTGACGGCGATGGCGACGGCGACGACGCCGGAGCGATCGATACGCCCGCCCACCGTGACCTCGCCGAGCGGATCGCCGTCCGGGGGACCGTCCTGCTCGAGAACGACGGCGTTCTCCCGCTCGAGGATGGGGCCGACATCTCCGTCGTCGGCCCGAACGTCCACGAGGCGAAACTCGGGGGCGGCGGCTCCTCGGAGACGACGCCGTTCCGGTCGACGAGTCCGGCGGCCGGGATGGAGTCGCGGGCCGACGGTGCGGTGACGGTCGCCCGCGGCTGCGAGCCGATTCCGGACCTCTCGCTGTTCGACGCGCTGCCGTTCGTCGACGGCGAGGTGCCCGACGAGCCGGAGGCGGACGCGGGGGTCGGAATCGACGCTGACGAGCCCGCTATCGACGCCGCGGTCCGAGCCGCCGCCGACGCCGATGTCGCGGTTGTCTTCGTCCGCGACCGGACGACCGAAGGGAAGGACCGGGACTCGCTGCGGTTGCCCGGCCGGCAGGACGAACTCGTCGAAGCGGTCGCCGACGCGGCCGCGGCGACGGTCGTCGTGGTGCAGTCGAGTGGTCCCGTCAGACTCCCGTGGCGCGACGCGGTCGACGCCGTCCTCGAGGCGTGGTACCCCGGACAGTCCGACGGCGCGGCGGTCGCGTCGGTGCTGTACGGCGACCGCGATCCGTCGGGGCGCCTGCCGGTTACGTTCGCCCCCGAAGGGATGTACCCGACGGCCGACGAGCGCCGGTATCCCGGGATCGAGGACGAAGCGCACTACGAGGAGGGACTGTTCGTCGGCTACCGCCACTTCGACCGCGACTCCGTTGACGCCGAGCCCACGTACCCGTTCGGTCACGGCCGCTCCTACGCCGACTTCGCGTACCGCGACGCCGCGGTCGTCGACGACCGGACGGTCCGCGTCACCGTCGAGAACGGCGCCGACCGGGACGGTCGCGAGGTCGTGCAGGTGTACGTCCGTCCCCCCGAATCGACCGCGGTCGAGCGGCCGACGCGAGAACTCGCCGGCTTCGAGTCGGTCGCCGTCCCCGCCGGCGAGACGCGGACGGTCGACGTCACCCTCGCCGACCGGGCGCTCGGCCGGTACGACGCGGCCGACGGCTGGGTGATCGATTCCGGAACCTACACTGTCGAACTGGCCCGCTCGGCGCGGGACGTGCGAAAAACGGTCGATCTCGAGTTCGAGGACGGCACGACGCCGTAA
- a CDS encoding lycopene cyclase domain-containing protein: MVPDISVFGRYTYLATELFWGAVAAVLLRRANALRKAGVTILALYPIAYLWDRYTLAVGVFDIKLRTGIDIAGIPLEEHLFMAVVPGLVIGIHETIFGE; this comes from the coding sequence ATGGTGCCCGATATCAGCGTTTTCGGCCGATACACCTACCTCGCGACGGAACTGTTCTGGGGAGCCGTCGCCGCCGTCCTCCTCCGCCGGGCGAACGCGCTCCGGAAAGCCGGCGTCACGATCCTCGCGCTGTACCCGATCGCGTACCTCTGGGACCGCTACACGCTCGCCGTCGGCGTTTTCGACATCAAGCTCCGAACCGGGATCGATATCGCCGGCATCCCGCTCGAGGAACACCTGTTCATGGCGGTCGTTCCCGGCCTCGTGATCGGGATTCACGAGACGATCTTCGGCGAATGA
- the radB gene encoding DNA repair and recombination protein RadB, whose amino-acid sequence MNDEAIPTGCGPVDELLGGGFERGTVTQVYGPPAAGKTNLALSAAVETAVAGGTAVYVDTEGVSVDRFQQLLSARVDDEDVEAVASRIVIEDAVDFEEQSEAVRDTEEFAERADLIVLDSATGFYRLERTGESDGGEALRSVARQVTHLLSLARKHDLAVVLTNQVFADPDADRTRALGGNTLEHWTGVVLRLERFRGGNRRATLEKHRSKAVGESVQFRITDRGLEGGDESMRQ is encoded by the coding sequence GTGAACGACGAGGCGATACCGACCGGCTGTGGGCCGGTCGACGAGTTACTCGGCGGGGGGTTCGAACGCGGAACCGTCACGCAGGTGTACGGCCCGCCCGCGGCGGGGAAGACCAACCTCGCGCTGTCGGCGGCCGTCGAGACGGCCGTCGCCGGCGGGACCGCGGTCTACGTCGACACCGAGGGCGTCTCGGTCGACCGCTTCCAGCAACTGCTATCGGCCCGGGTCGACGACGAGGACGTCGAGGCCGTCGCCTCGCGGATCGTCATCGAGGACGCCGTCGACTTCGAGGAACAGTCCGAGGCCGTCCGGGACACCGAGGAGTTCGCCGAACGCGCGGACCTGATCGTCCTCGACAGCGCGACCGGTTTCTACCGCCTCGAGCGCACCGGCGAGAGCGACGGCGGCGAGGCGCTGCGCAGCGTCGCCCGACAGGTGACTCACCTCCTCTCGTTGGCCCGCAAGCACGACCTCGCGGTGGTCCTGACGAACCAGGTCTTCGCCGATCCCGACGCCGACCGCACGCGCGCGCTCGGCGGCAACACGTTAGAGCACTGGACCGGCGTCGTCCTCCGCCTCGAGCGGTTCCGGGGCGGGAACCGACGGGCGACGCTGGAGAAACACCGCTCGAAGGCGGTCGGCGAGTCCGTCCAGTTCCGAATTACGGATCGGGGACTCGAGGGTGGCGACGAGTCGATGCGTCAGTAA
- a CDS encoding toxin transporter, whose protein sequence is MKRAISMLLAIALACSFVFAGGAAAQVNDVDQDTNQDADLYQKADADVKQSQDVDQTNVGLQGGNAAYAVFGDATAENNLDQSNTNVQYGEAEAENEGEINQDADQDAENEFEVDLF, encoded by the coding sequence ATGAAACGCGCAATCTCGATGCTGCTGGCGATCGCACTGGCGTGTAGCTTCGTATTCGCAGGCGGTGCGGCTGCACAGGTCAACGACGTCGATCAGGATACCAACCAAGACGCGGACCTCTACCAGAAGGCAGACGCGGACGTCAAGCAGTCCCAGGACGTCGACCAGACGAACGTCGGCCTGCAGGGCGGTAACGCCGCCTACGCAGTGTTCGGCGACGCCACGGCCGAGAACAACCTAGACCAGTCGAACACCAACGTGCAGTACGGTGAGGCCGAGGCCGAGAACGAAGGCGAAATCAACCAGGACGCCGACCAAGACGCTGAGAACGAGTTCGAAGTCGACTTGTTCTAG